The Prochlorococcus marinus str. MIT 9301 genome window below encodes:
- the secD gene encoding protein translocase subunit SecD, with product MKKRQGWLFFIIFLLTLSVYLLINYPLQLGLDLQGGSQLTLQIIKDEGKVTTDELEAVNSVIDKRVNNLGVSESNLQTLGGDQLILELPGEQNPLVASRVLGKTALLEFRTQKEGTSTDLKILQVQRLSIKDLMEQYSFAKNSQNEDNFLNVIKDDLKKIEQELNYSSTSNDLYGKLIEIKKYVDNEITNLFIKTDLSGKDLINVGRRQEQTNSNWEVLLTFSNSGGEKFAEITKSIAGTNQLLAIILDGESISEASVGMQFASTGITGGSATISGNFSAENARELEVQLKGGSLPLPIEIVETNTIGALLGSKNILKSLYAAISGLIFVGIFMIFNYRILGFVSVLSLVLYGFFNLAIYSLIPVTLTLPGISGLILSIGMAVDANILIFERIREELYEGNTLTRSIDSGFQRANSSIVDGHITTLLSCFVLFLLGTNFVKGFAATLGIGVLISLFTSLNCSKTILRFFTTYQSLRQKNLYLPKNNF from the coding sequence ATGAAAAAAAGGCAAGGCTGGCTTTTTTTTATTATATTTCTACTTACTTTATCTGTTTATCTATTAATAAATTATCCTTTACAGTTGGGATTGGATCTACAAGGGGGTTCTCAACTTACACTACAAATTATTAAAGATGAAGGTAAGGTAACAACGGATGAACTTGAGGCAGTTAATTCGGTTATAGATAAGCGCGTTAACAATTTAGGAGTTTCTGAGTCTAATTTGCAGACCCTCGGTGGAGATCAATTGATTTTAGAATTGCCAGGTGAACAAAATCCATTAGTTGCTTCAAGAGTATTAGGTAAGACTGCTTTATTAGAATTTAGAACTCAAAAAGAAGGAACATCTACAGATTTAAAAATCCTGCAAGTACAGAGATTGAGTATTAAAGATTTAATGGAACAATATTCCTTTGCAAAAAATAGTCAAAATGAGGATAATTTCTTAAATGTTATTAAAGATGATCTTAAAAAGATAGAGCAAGAATTGAATTACTCATCTACTAGTAATGATTTATATGGGAAGTTAATTGAAATCAAAAAATATGTTGATAACGAAATTACAAATTTATTTATTAAAACAGATTTATCAGGTAAGGATCTTATTAACGTAGGAAGGAGACAAGAACAAACAAATAGTAATTGGGAGGTTTTATTAACTTTTAGTAATTCAGGAGGTGAAAAGTTTGCAGAAATTACAAAGTCAATTGCTGGTACTAATCAACTATTAGCTATCATTCTAGATGGTGAATCAATAAGTGAAGCCAGTGTTGGTATGCAGTTTGCTAGTACTGGGATTACAGGTGGATCAGCAACAATAAGCGGTAATTTTAGTGCTGAAAATGCTAGAGAATTAGAAGTTCAACTTAAAGGAGGCTCATTGCCATTGCCAATTGAAATAGTAGAAACTAACACAATAGGGGCTCTGTTGGGATCCAAAAATATTTTAAAAAGTCTTTATGCAGCTATTAGTGGGTTAATTTTTGTTGGTATTTTTATGATTTTTAATTATAGAATTCTAGGTTTTGTTTCAGTTCTTTCTCTAGTACTTTATGGTTTCTTTAATTTAGCCATATATTCTCTAATTCCTGTAACTTTGACCTTGCCGGGAATATCTGGGCTTATACTAAGTATTGGTATGGCTGTTGATGCAAATATTCTAATATTTGAGAGGATTAGAGAAGAATTATATGAAGGCAATACTCTAACAAGATCTATTGATAGCGGTTTTCAGAGAGCTAATTCATCCATAGTTGATGGCCATATTACAACTCTTCTTAGTTGTTTTGTATTGTTTTTATTAGGAACAAATTTTGTTAAGGGTTTTGCAGCAACATTAGGTATTGGAGTCTTAATTAGCTTGTTTACCTCATTAAATTGTTCTAAGACTATTTTGCGATTTTTTACAACATATCAATCTTTAAGGCAAAAAAATCTCTATCTACCCAAGAATAATTTTTAA
- the secF gene encoding protein translocase subunit SecF: MKYNLQLIKNKRKIISFSTFLILLSLLGILYSTFNTSYKKPINLGMDFVGGNELRIERVCEEECSNLSPDSVLENLRDISSNKNFINNIKLQFQNNNKLISIRTPYLSIEESNNLITNLDNIIGPLNYESKDSRLIGPKLGKRLLTNCVTSLLVSLFAISLYITIRFDKKYALFALLALFHDLLIVFGIFSWLGIILSVEVNSLFAVSLLTIAGYSVNDTVVIFDRIRENLKSKEEGYNETIQLSVNESFRRTTFTSITTLIPLLSIILFGSYSLFWFSLALSLGIIVGSYSSILLAPSLLLKD; encoded by the coding sequence ATGAAATACAATCTTCAACTAATAAAGAATAAAAGAAAGATAATTAGTTTTTCAACTTTTCTTATTTTGTTAAGTCTTTTAGGAATTTTATATTCAACTTTTAATACTTCTTATAAGAAACCTATAAATTTAGGGATGGATTTTGTTGGAGGAAATGAACTAAGAATTGAAAGAGTTTGTGAAGAAGAATGTTCTAATCTTTCCCCTGATTCAGTTTTAGAAAATTTAAGAGATATCTCTAGTAATAAAAACTTTATAAATAATATTAAATTACAATTCCAAAATAATAATAAATTAATTTCTATTAGAACACCTTATTTGAGTATCGAAGAATCAAATAATCTAATTACTAATCTTGATAATATTATTGGACCTCTAAATTATGAGAGTAAAGATTCAAGATTAATAGGCCCAAAGCTTGGGAAAAGATTACTAACCAATTGTGTTACTTCATTGTTGGTTTCTTTATTTGCAATATCTTTATATATAACTATTAGGTTTGATAAAAAATATGCATTATTTGCATTATTAGCTTTATTCCATGATTTATTAATTGTTTTCGGTATATTTTCCTGGTTGGGAATTATATTATCTGTCGAGGTAAATAGTTTATTTGCGGTGTCCTTATTAACTATTGCTGGTTATTCTGTAAATGATACTGTTGTTATTTTTGATAGAATTCGTGAGAATTTAAAATCAAAGGAAGAAGGCTATAACGAAACTATTCAATTATCAGTAAACGAATCATTTAGGAGAACAACTTTTACCAGTATTACAACCCTTATCCCTTTATTAAGCATAATTTTGTTTGGATCTTACTCGCTATTTTGGTTTTCCTTGGCCTTATCATTAGGAATTATTGTTGGAAGTTATTCAAGTATTTTATTGGCTCCATCTTTGTTGCTTAAAGATTGA
- a CDS encoding AI-2E family transporter — translation MNSLSYFKLVVILITLLIVWTLKDFLLLIICALVISNIVCNLSNQIQKGLKIPRSISLFLVLAAISVIIFTIFIIVLPPFIKEFNEILVEIPNGLSKINTLINTNLNKFNSLFYGEQSENVIDIFSLINNVVTIPDVSTIAKAIQESFKNLINIAGNLGSGLLRLIFVLAVSLMISIEPKQYKENILLLIPKNYRNKFRNILEKCNIALANWTFSMVISSLSVGLLSLIVLSILDVKYVVSNALIAMVLNIIPNIGPVISGIFPISIALLDNFWKPLAVLGSYVIIQNIESYIIMPSIMKKKANLLPGLTLISQFGFTFIFGPLGLILSLPLAVVIQVLIKESFKDI, via the coding sequence TTGAATAGTTTATCATATTTCAAGTTAGTAGTAATATTAATCACTTTATTAATAGTATGGACGCTAAAGGATTTTCTCCTACTAATAATTTGTGCTTTAGTAATTTCAAATATTGTATGTAATTTATCTAATCAAATCCAAAAAGGTTTGAAAATTCCTCGATCGATTTCATTGTTTCTTGTCTTAGCCGCCATATCAGTAATAATATTTACTATTTTTATTATTGTATTACCTCCGTTTATAAAAGAATTCAATGAAATACTAGTTGAAATTCCAAATGGTTTATCAAAAATAAATACATTGATCAATACAAATCTGAACAAATTTAATAGCTTATTTTATGGCGAACAATCAGAAAATGTTATAGACATATTCAGTCTAATTAATAATGTAGTTACCATTCCAGATGTCTCAACTATTGCAAAAGCTATTCAAGAAAGTTTTAAGAATTTAATTAATATTGCGGGGAATCTAGGTTCAGGTCTTTTGAGATTAATATTCGTATTAGCAGTGAGTTTGATGATTTCTATTGAACCAAAACAATATAAAGAAAATATACTTCTATTAATACCAAAAAATTACCGTAATAAATTTAGAAATATTCTGGAAAAATGCAATATTGCATTAGCAAATTGGACCTTTTCTATGGTTATAAGCTCATTATCAGTAGGTTTATTATCATTAATAGTTTTATCTATATTAGATGTCAAATACGTTGTCTCGAATGCTTTAATAGCAATGGTTCTTAATATAATTCCGAATATAGGTCCAGTTATTAGTGGTATATTTCCAATCTCAATTGCACTACTAGATAATTTTTGGAAACCACTGGCAGTTTTAGGATCATATGTAATCATTCAAAATATTGAAAGCTATATCATAATGCCATCTATAATGAAGAAAAAAGCAAACCTACTTCCTGGTTTGACATTAATATCACAATTTGGATTTACCTTCATTTTTGGTCCATTAGGCTTAATACTTTCTCTTCCATTAGCAGTAGTAATACAGGTTTTAATCAAAGAATCATTTAAAGATATTTAA
- the psb28 gene encoding photosystem II reaction center protein Psb28, translating into MTTNKTAKIQFYEGTDEPVVPEIRLTRSKDGTTGQALFLFEKPQALSSITDGEITGMRMIDSEGEILTREVKVKFVDGEPIFLEAVYIWKNTPDFDRFMRFANSYAKSNGLGYSEKK; encoded by the coding sequence ATGACGACAAATAAAACTGCAAAAATACAATTTTATGAGGGAACTGATGAACCAGTAGTGCCTGAAATAAGACTAACTAGGAGTAAAGATGGTACCACCGGTCAAGCATTATTTTTGTTTGAAAAACCTCAGGCATTATCTTCAATTACAGACGGTGAAATCACAGGTATGCGGATGATAGATTCCGAAGGTGAAATATTAACTAGAGAAGTTAAAGTAAAGTTTGTTGATGGAGAACCAATATTTTTAGAAGCGGTTTATATTTGGAAGAACACACCAGACTTTGACAGATTTATGAGATTTGCAAATAGTTATGCCAAATCAAATGGATTAGGATATTCTGAAAAGAAGTAG
- the mnmH gene encoding tRNA 2-selenouridine(34) synthase MnmH, producing MYFKRKELEKFRCFKGPLIDVRSPSEYYKGHMPNSINIPLFDDDERSIIGTIYKKEGRRKAVIEGLKFFENKMELLLDNLFKSIESHTTIPNKNNELFIRIYCSRGGMRSQSIGWLLDKFKLNIVTLNGGYKIYRRWVLDSFSNKLNLVVIGGKTGTGKTRLLSLLDKYKYQTIDLEGFACHRGSTFGGLGMKKQPSNEQFENIIAEKLNSFKFSNNIFVEAESANIGKCKIPHEFFNQMKNSRRIEIIRSESNRLDELIDTYSVFKKEELQESVLRIKKRLGPQRTKIALESIHNEKWDLVCKSVLDYYDKCYEYEKVGKTNIEIIDLTDKKYDKSILELINNVL from the coding sequence ATGTATTTCAAAAGAAAAGAACTAGAGAAATTTAGATGTTTTAAAGGACCACTTATAGATGTTAGGAGCCCGAGTGAATATTATAAAGGACACATGCCTAATTCTATTAATATTCCTCTATTTGATGATGATGAGAGATCTATAATTGGTACAATTTACAAAAAAGAAGGTAGAAGAAAAGCAGTCATAGAGGGATTAAAATTTTTTGAAAATAAAATGGAATTACTTCTTGATAATTTATTCAAGAGTATTGAGTCTCATACTACTATTCCTAATAAAAATAATGAATTATTTATCAGGATATATTGCTCTAGAGGAGGAATGCGTTCACAAAGTATTGGATGGTTATTAGATAAATTTAAATTAAATATAGTTACACTTAATGGCGGATACAAAATATATAGAAGATGGGTATTAGATAGTTTTTCAAATAAGTTGAATTTAGTAGTTATTGGCGGGAAAACAGGAACAGGGAAGACAAGATTATTATCATTACTTGATAAATATAAATATCAAACTATTGATCTTGAAGGATTTGCTTGTCATAGAGGAAGTACATTTGGAGGTTTAGGAATGAAAAAACAACCTTCAAATGAACAATTTGAAAATATAATTGCAGAAAAATTAAATTCTTTTAAATTTTCTAATAATATTTTTGTAGAAGCTGAAAGTGCAAATATAGGTAAATGTAAAATTCCTCATGAATTCTTCAATCAGATGAAAAACTCTAGGAGGATTGAAATTATAAGGAGTGAATCTAACAGGTTAGATGAGTTAATAGATACTTATAGTGTATTTAAAAAAGAGGAACTCCAAGAATCAGTACTAAGGATAAAAAAAAGACTAGGACCGCAAAGAACAAAAATAGCTCTTGAATCAATTCATAATGAGAAATGGGACTTAGTTTGCAAATCAGTTTTAGATTATTACGATAAGTGTTATGAATATGAAAAGGTTGGCAAAACTAATATAGAGATAATAGATTTAACTGATAAAAAATATGATAAAAGTATCCTAGAGTTAATAAATAATGTTTTATAA
- a CDS encoding GUN4 domain-containing protein encodes MNNKEQDNYSNATLELIKKFVDSNQRKRINSLTQIESEVENIFNLGPSLFDMFDREGDDWAAGWILQVLKKFKPEFFENSKFNNWFNTYSDIDINYEDLQLMLVEQKFEDADRLTSSYLRKLAGKLAEKRGYVFYSEVKNMSGKDLETMDRLWTIYSTGRFGFSIQAKILKSVGKKYELMWPKIGWKKEGLWTRYPGSFCWSLDAPDGHMPLINQLRGVRLMDSILRHPAISKRHNNIL; translated from the coding sequence ATGAATAACAAAGAACAGGATAACTATAGTAATGCTACATTAGAACTTATAAAAAAATTTGTAGATTCCAATCAAAGAAAAAGAATAAATTCATTAACTCAAATAGAATCTGAAGTCGAAAATATTTTTAATCTTGGCCCATCACTGTTTGATATGTTTGATAGAGAAGGAGATGACTGGGCTGCTGGTTGGATATTGCAAGTTTTAAAAAAATTTAAGCCAGAATTCTTTGAAAACTCTAAATTCAATAATTGGTTTAATACATATTCAGATATTGATATTAATTATGAAGATTTGCAATTGATGTTAGTTGAGCAAAAATTTGAAGATGCAGATAGATTAACAAGTTCCTACTTACGAAAATTAGCAGGAAAATTAGCTGAAAAACGTGGATATGTTTTCTACAGTGAAGTTAAAAATATGTCAGGAAAAGATCTAGAAACAATGGATAGATTATGGACTATTTATTCTACTGGTAGATTTGGATTTTCAATTCAAGCAAAGATATTAAAATCAGTAGGGAAAAAATATGAATTAATGTGGCCGAAAATAGGTTGGAAAAAAGAGGGCTTATGGACTAGATATCCTGGATCTTTTTGCTGGTCATTGGATGCGCCTGATGGACATATGCCCTTAATAAATCAACTAAGAGGAGTAAGACTTATGGACTCCATCCTACGGCATCCTGCTATTTCAAAGAGACACAATAATATTCTTTAA
- a CDS encoding ATP-binding protein, which yields MSLFRGKNILKRFFKRPKINWSNYEFESSLQLNEFVDQLLEPIKNSQSSYLIKLGLHEALVNAVKHGNKLDPKKNIRVRRIITPNWCVWQIQDQGNGIEIKKRDYKLPKKITSVNGRGLYIINECFDDIRWSSKGNRLQLALKR from the coding sequence ATGTCCTTATTCCGGGGCAAAAATATTTTAAAAAGATTTTTTAAAAGACCAAAAATTAACTGGTCAAACTACGAATTCGAATCATCATTACAGTTAAATGAATTTGTCGATCAATTATTAGAACCTATTAAAAATTCTCAATCAAGCTATCTTATAAAACTTGGTTTACATGAAGCTCTAGTTAACGCTGTAAAACATGGAAATAAATTAGATCCTAAAAAAAATATTAGAGTAAGAAGAATAATTACTCCTAATTGGTGTGTTTGGCAAATTCAAGATCAAGGGAATGGTATAGAAATAAAAAAAAGAGACTACAAATTACCCAAAAAAATAACTAGTGTAAACGGCCGTGGCCTATACATTATTAATGAATGTTTTGATGATATTAGATGGAGTAGTAAAGGTAATAGGCTTCAGTTGGCTTTAAAAAGGTGA
- a CDS encoding DUF6439 family protein translates to MTYWDKDTIQLVQSLNDKLKIDHSKWHKDKGNKYKRAAELISAGLCHLIISCNDKETIEYIEESINWLKEINVDQPCPSKNHLFKAN, encoded by the coding sequence ATGACTTATTGGGATAAAGATACTATTCAACTTGTTCAAAGTCTTAATGACAAATTAAAGATTGATCATTCTAAATGGCATAAAGATAAAGGAAATAAATATAAAAGAGCTGCAGAACTAATTTCGGCTGGATTATGCCATTTAATTATATCTTGCAATGACAAGGAAACTATTGAGTATATAGAAGAAAGTATTAATTGGTTAAAAGAAATAAACGTGGATCAACCTTGCCCTAGTAAGAATCACCTTTTTAAAGCCAACTGA
- a CDS encoding class I SAM-dependent methyltransferase gives MARESISKIAYKTLQQSKSIAGFAHKQISSRLMNFILPDSKLENFNIDRDLLMQIQNSMDLLREEDWNDAEKNIYPKKLLFDEPWLRYLTQYPKIWLDMPNTWDRRRKQNFDDLPKSIDKDNYPQYYLRNFHHQTDGYLSDFSASIYDLQVEILFNGSADSMRRRIIKPIKEGLEIFRDRKKSSIKILDVATGSGRTLKQLRAAFPKEKITGIDLSDSYLKEASRYISDLDGDLIQLIKGNAEELPFENESFQCISCVYLFHELPRTIRAKVLNEFFRVLEPGGILVLADSIQISDSPDFTSVMESFYKSFHEPFYCDYIKEDIDSKIEDVGFKDVKSNSFFMTKIWSAVK, from the coding sequence ATGGCTAGGGAATCAATTTCAAAAATTGCATATAAAACGCTACAACAAAGTAAAAGCATTGCAGGTTTCGCTCACAAGCAGATTAGTTCAAGATTAATGAACTTTATTCTTCCCGATTCTAAACTTGAAAATTTTAATATAGACAGAGATCTTCTTATGCAAATCCAAAATTCAATGGATTTATTAAGAGAGGAAGATTGGAATGATGCAGAAAAAAATATATATCCAAAAAAATTATTGTTTGACGAACCATGGCTTAGATATCTAACTCAATATCCTAAAATTTGGCTTGATATGCCTAATACATGGGATAGACGCAGAAAACAAAACTTTGATGATCTTCCAAAATCAATTGATAAAGATAATTATCCTCAATATTACTTGAGAAATTTTCATCATCAAACAGATGGTTATTTATCAGATTTTTCAGCTAGCATTTATGACCTGCAAGTTGAGATACTTTTCAATGGTAGTGCCGACTCAATGAGGAGAAGAATAATTAAGCCAATAAAAGAAGGACTTGAAATTTTTAGAGATAGAAAAAAAAGTTCTATAAAAATACTTGATGTGGCTACAGGATCAGGAAGAACATTAAAACAATTAAGAGCAGCATTTCCTAAAGAAAAAATTACAGGCATTGATTTATCTGATTCATACTTAAAAGAAGCAAGTAGATATATTTCAGATTTGGATGGAGATTTAATTCAGTTGATAAAAGGTAATGCTGAGGAATTACCTTTTGAAAATGAAAGTTTTCAATGCATTTCTTGTGTTTACCTATTTCATGAATTACCCAGAACAATTAGAGCTAAAGTATTAAATGAATTTTTTAGAGTTCTTGAACCCGGCGGAATATTAGTATTAGCTGATTCAATTCAAATAAGTGATTCACCTGACTTTACATCCGTAATGGAAAGCTTCTATAAATCTTTTCATGAGCCTTTTTATTGTGATTACATAAAAGAGGATATAGATTCTAAAATTGAGGATGTGGGGTTTAAAGATGTAAAATCAAATTCCTTTTTTATGACCAAAATATGGTCTGCTGTAAAGTAA
- the glnA gene encoding type I glutamate--ammonia ligase, producing MSKSPQDVLSQIKDEGIELIDLKFTDIHGKWQHLTLTSDMIEEDSFTEGLAFDGSSIRGWKAINASDMSMVPDASTAWIDPFYKHKTLSMICSIQEPRSGEPYDRCPRALAQKALKYLDSTGIADTAFFGPEPEFFLFDDVRYDSKEGGCFYSVDTIEAPWNTGRIEEGGNLGYKIQYKEGYFPVAPNDTAQDIRSEMLLLMGELGIPTEKHHHEVAGAGQHELGMKFDSLINAADNVMTYKYVVRNVAKKYGKTATFMPKPVFNDNGTGMHAHQSLWKSGQPLFFGEGSYANLSQTARWYIGGILKHAPSFLAFTNPTTNSYKRLVPGFEAPVNLVYSEGNRSAAVRIPLTGPSPKAKRLEFRSGDALANPYLAFSVMMLAGIDGIKNQIDPGDGVDVDLFELPADELAKIDTVPSSLNDSLNALKADKDYLLAGGVFTEDFIDNFIDIKYEEVQQLRQRPHPHEFFMYYDA from the coding sequence ATGTCTAAATCCCCTCAAGATGTTTTAAGTCAAATTAAAGACGAAGGAATTGAACTCATCGATTTAAAATTCACTGATATTCATGGAAAATGGCAACATTTAACCCTTACCTCAGACATGATAGAGGAGGATTCTTTTACAGAAGGTTTGGCATTTGATGGCTCATCAATAAGAGGTTGGAAAGCAATTAATGCCTCGGATATGTCAATGGTTCCCGATGCAAGTACAGCTTGGATAGATCCTTTTTATAAACATAAAACTTTAAGTATGATTTGCTCTATTCAAGAGCCAAGAAGCGGGGAACCTTATGATAGGTGTCCAAGAGCATTAGCTCAAAAGGCTTTAAAATATTTAGACTCGACTGGTATAGCAGATACTGCATTTTTTGGACCAGAACCAGAATTCTTTTTATTTGATGATGTTAGATATGACTCTAAAGAAGGAGGTTGTTTTTATAGTGTAGATACTATTGAAGCTCCATGGAATACAGGGAGAATTGAAGAAGGGGGAAACCTTGGATACAAAATACAATATAAAGAAGGATATTTTCCAGTAGCTCCAAATGATACTGCGCAAGATATCAGATCTGAGATGCTACTTCTTATGGGTGAATTAGGTATCCCCACCGAAAAACATCACCATGAAGTTGCTGGTGCAGGCCAACACGAGCTTGGAATGAAATTTGATTCGTTAATAAATGCTGCTGATAACGTTATGACTTATAAATACGTTGTCAGAAATGTTGCAAAAAAATATGGAAAAACAGCAACATTTATGCCAAAACCTGTTTTTAACGATAACGGAACAGGAATGCATGCTCACCAAAGTTTATGGAAGAGTGGACAGCCACTATTCTTTGGTGAAGGATCATATGCAAATTTATCTCAAACAGCAAGATGGTACATCGGAGGCATACTTAAACATGCGCCATCATTCTTAGCATTTACTAACCCAACTACTAATAGTTATAAACGATTGGTTCCAGGATTCGAAGCACCAGTAAATCTAGTTTATTCTGAGGGTAATAGATCAGCTGCGGTAAGAATACCCTTAACAGGACCAAGCCCCAAAGCTAAGAGATTAGAATTCAGATCAGGTGACGCACTTGCAAATCCTTACTTAGCATTCTCTGTAATGATGCTTGCTGGTATTGATGGAATTAAAAATCAAATTGACCCTGGTGATGGAGTAGATGTAGATTTATTTGAACTTCCAGCTGATGAACTTGCAAAAATCGATACAGTCCCTTCATCTCTAAATGATTCACTTAATGCGCTAAAAGCAGATAAGGATTATCTATTAGCTGGTGGAGTATTTACTGAAGATTTTATTGATAACTTTATCGATATAAAATACGAAGAGGTACAACAACTAAGACAAAGGCCTCATCCACATGAATTCTTCATGTATTACGATGCATAA
- a CDS encoding pyridoxal-phosphate-dependent aminotransferase family protein has protein sequence MTEAKIISALNEENFSHFSKTYVPSRLLLGPGPSNAHPEVLSALSLNPIGHLDEAYISLMSDVQQLLRYTWQCNNRLTLPMSGTGSAAMEASIANFIEEGEKILIAKKGYFGDRLVDMATRYKADVSVMEKPWGESFSYEEIKYEIETKKPAIFAIVHAETSSGVLQPLNGIGEVCRKNNCLFLVDAVTSLGALELLIDEWKIDLAYSCSQKGLSCPPGLSPFTMNKRAEDKLSSRKTKVPNWYLDLSLLNKYWGSDRVYHHTAPVNMNFAIREGLRLIANGGLDNVWYRHNTNAKKLWKGLESLGMELHVSEDYRLPTLTTVKIPPAVDGDGFRNHLLRKFGIEIGNGLGELSGKVWRIGLMGFNSSEENVDRLLNLFDTELKKYSIFESSTF, from the coding sequence TTGACGGAAGCAAAAATTATTTCGGCTTTAAATGAAGAGAATTTTTCTCATTTCTCAAAGACTTATGTTCCCTCTAGACTTTTATTAGGTCCTGGTCCTTCAAACGCACATCCAGAAGTCTTAAGCGCTCTTTCTTTGAATCCTATTGGCCACTTAGATGAAGCATATATTTCATTGATGTCTGACGTTCAACAACTTCTTAGATATACCTGGCAATGTAATAATCGTCTGACTCTTCCAATGAGTGGCACTGGAAGTGCAGCTATGGAAGCCTCAATAGCTAATTTTATAGAGGAGGGAGAAAAAATTCTTATCGCTAAAAAAGGATATTTTGGAGACAGACTTGTTGATATGGCAACAAGATATAAAGCAGATGTATCTGTTATGGAAAAACCTTGGGGTGAATCCTTTTCTTATGAAGAAATCAAGTATGAAATAGAAACTAAAAAACCAGCAATTTTTGCTATCGTCCATGCTGAAACATCAAGTGGGGTTTTACAACCTCTTAATGGAATTGGTGAAGTATGTAGAAAAAATAACTGCTTGTTTTTAGTTGACGCAGTTACATCCCTCGGCGCTCTTGAACTATTGATAGATGAATGGAAAATAGATTTAGCATATAGTTGTAGCCAGAAAGGATTAAGCTGTCCGCCTGGACTAAGTCCTTTTACAATGAATAAGAGAGCTGAAGATAAACTAAGTTCAAGAAAAACAAAAGTCCCAAACTGGTATTTAGATTTATCTCTTTTAAATAAATATTGGGGTTCTGATCGCGTTTATCATCATACGGCCCCTGTAAATATGAATTTTGCTATTCGAGAAGGTTTACGATTAATTGCAAATGGTGGTTTAGATAATGTTTGGTATAGACATAATACTAATGCAAAGAAACTTTGGAAAGGATTAGAAAGTCTAGGCATGGAATTACATGTATCAGAGGATTATAGATTGCCAACTCTTACAACAGTTAAGATCCCACCTGCAGTAGATGGAGATGGTTTTAGAAATCATCTTTTAAGAAAATTTGGAATAGAAATAGGAAATGGACTTGGAGAATTGTCTGGTAAGGTTTGGCGCATAGGATTAATGGGCTTTAACTCAAGTGAGGAGAATGTAGATAGATTATTAAACCTATTTGATACTGAATTAAAAAAATATTCTATTTTTGAGTCCTCAACTTTTTAA
- a CDS encoding nucleoside deaminase → MRYIFENVNSNYDEQKGTNTLKYTKWMSSILRRSEEIGKVELPICSIILDERGRCIGRGVNRRNINNDPLGHAEIMALRQASLIKNDWRFNECIIITNLEPCTMCASALIQARMGKVVFGAYDKKRGGLGGSIDLSKHKSSHHKMEIVGGILEDECCKNLQLWFKKLRTQK, encoded by the coding sequence ATGAGGTATATTTTTGAAAATGTAAATAGTAATTATGATGAACAGAAAGGAACAAATACTCTAAAATACACCAAATGGATGAGTTCTATTTTAAGAAGATCAGAAGAAATTGGAAAAGTTGAGTTACCAATCTGTTCAATAATTTTAGATGAGAGAGGAAGATGTATTGGAAGAGGGGTTAATAGGAGAAATATAAATAATGATCCATTGGGTCATGCTGAAATTATGGCACTAAGGCAGGCATCTCTAATAAAAAATGATTGGAGATTTAATGAATGTATTATCATCACAAATTTAGAACCATGTACTATGTGTGCTTCGGCACTTATACAGGCAAGGATGGGTAAAGTTGTTTTTGGGGCCTACGATAAAAAAAGAGGTGGATTGGGCGGCTCAATTGATTTATCGAAGCATAAAAGTTCTCATCACAAAATGGAAATCGTAGGAGGTATTTTAGAAGACGAATGCTGTAAAAATTTACAATTATGGTTTAAAAAGTTGAGGACTCAAAAATAG